A genomic window from Gemmatimonadaceae bacterium includes:
- the deoC gene encoding deoxyribose-phosphate aldolase gives MSASDLPRNPGGPLDLDVVRAIRVNKSAAERRSATIPTRRTVKKQWQAAWLLKAITLMDLTTLSGDDTASNVKRLCAKAQRPLRDDLVDALGVAELGITVGAVCVYHQWVATAVEALEGSGIPVAAVSTGFPAGLSPFKQRVEEIHESVKAGAREIDIVITRRHVLTGDWQALYDEVKAFREACGEAHLKAILATGELATLTNVARASWVAMQAGADFIKTSTGKEGTNATLPFSLVMVRQIREYERATGFKVGYKPAGGIRTAKQSLEYLMLMKEELGNRWLEPDLFRFGASALLTDIERQLEHFVTGRYAAAHRHPMP, from the coding sequence GTGAGCGCCTCCGACCTCCCCCGCAATCCCGGCGGCCCGCTCGACCTCGACGTCGTGCGGGCCATCCGCGTCAACAAGAGCGCCGCCGAGCGCCGCTCGGCGACCATTCCCACGCGCCGCACGGTCAAGAAGCAGTGGCAGGCGGCCTGGCTGCTCAAGGCCATCACGCTGATGGACCTCACCACGCTCTCCGGCGACGACACCGCGAGCAACGTGAAGCGGCTCTGCGCCAAGGCGCAGCGTCCGCTGCGCGACGATCTCGTGGACGCGCTGGGCGTGGCCGAGCTCGGCATCACCGTCGGCGCGGTCTGCGTGTACCACCAGTGGGTGGCGACGGCGGTCGAAGCGCTCGAAGGCTCGGGCATTCCGGTGGCGGCGGTGAGCACCGGCTTTCCGGCCGGGCTCTCGCCCTTCAAGCAGCGCGTCGAGGAGATCCACGAGAGCGTGAAGGCCGGCGCGCGCGAGATCGACATCGTCATCACGCGCCGGCACGTGCTGACGGGCGACTGGCAGGCGCTCTACGACGAGGTGAAGGCCTTCCGCGAAGCCTGCGGCGAGGCGCACCTCAAGGCCATCCTCGCCACCGGCGAGCTCGCGACGCTCACGAACGTGGCGCGCGCGAGTTGGGTGGCGATGCAGGCCGGCGCGGACTTCATCAAGACCAGCACGGGCAAGGAAGGCACCAACGCCACGCTGCCGTTCTCGCTGGTGATGGTGCGGCAGATCCGCGAGTACGAGCGCGCTACCGGCTTCAAGGTGGGCTACAAGCCCGCCGGCGGCATCCGCACGGCCAAGCAGTCGCTCGAGTACCTGATGCTGATGAAGGAAGAACTTGGCAACCGTTGGCTGGAGCCGGACCTGTTCCGTTTCGGCGCCAGCGCGTTGCTCACCGATATCGAGCGCCAGCTCGAGCATTTCGTCACGGGGCGCTACGCCGCGGCCCATCGCCATCCGATGCCCTGA
- the asnS gene encoding asparagine--tRNA ligase: protein MTRTAPPTRISDLPGLAGQTATLGGWVTHTRSSGKVAFVTMRDGTGILQCVVVKPQVSAETWEAFQSLTLECSLSVTGEVKADGRAPGGVELGVTELRVIGPSALDYPIQPKEHGVDFLLDNRHFWLRTPRQVAIMRIRNEIEQAIHDFFYDRGFLRTDTPILTAAIGERSGLFATEYFDEGNAYLAQTGQLYGEALAAAFGKIYTFGPTFRAEKSKTRRHLTEFWMIEPEVAFNDTHANMDLQEDFVSYLVQRVLERQMPALKELERDVSKLEKVKAPFPRIDYSDAVATLQKKGSAVQWGEDLGAEDEALLVEDYETPIFICNYPKEAKAFYMKENPADPRTVLCDDMLAPEGYGEIIGGSQREDDYDKLLHRIKEEQLPLEAYSWYLDLRKYGTFVHSGFGLGLERTIAWICGTPHIRECIPFPRLMTRLHP from the coding sequence ATGACTCGCACCGCCCCGCCGACTCGAATTTCCGACCTTCCGGGCCTCGCTGGCCAGACCGCCACGCTCGGCGGATGGGTTACCCACACACGCTCTTCCGGCAAGGTCGCCTTCGTCACGATGCGCGACGGCACGGGCATCCTGCAATGCGTCGTGGTCAAGCCGCAGGTGAGCGCCGAGACCTGGGAGGCCTTCCAGTCGCTGACGCTCGAATGTTCGCTCAGCGTCACCGGTGAAGTGAAGGCCGACGGCCGTGCGCCGGGCGGAGTGGAGCTCGGCGTCACGGAGCTGCGCGTGATCGGGCCGAGCGCGCTCGACTATCCGATCCAGCCCAAGGAACACGGCGTCGACTTCCTGCTCGACAATCGCCACTTCTGGCTGCGCACGCCGCGCCAGGTGGCGATTATGCGCATCCGCAACGAGATCGAGCAGGCCATCCACGACTTCTTCTATGACCGCGGCTTCCTGCGCACCGACACGCCGATCCTGACGGCGGCCATCGGTGAGCGCTCGGGGCTCTTTGCGACGGAGTACTTCGACGAAGGCAACGCCTACCTCGCGCAGACGGGCCAGCTCTACGGCGAGGCGTTGGCGGCGGCCTTCGGCAAGATCTACACCTTCGGCCCGACGTTCCGCGCCGAGAAGTCCAAGACGCGCCGGCACCTCACCGAGTTCTGGATGATCGAGCCCGAGGTGGCCTTCAACGACACGCACGCCAATATGGACCTGCAGGAGGACTTCGTGTCCTACCTCGTGCAGCGCGTGCTGGAACGGCAGATGCCGGCGCTCAAGGAGTTGGAGCGAGACGTCAGCAAGCTGGAGAAGGTGAAGGCGCCGTTCCCGCGCATCGATTACTCCGACGCCGTGGCCACGCTGCAGAAGAAGGGCAGCGCGGTGCAGTGGGGCGAGGACCTCGGGGCCGAGGACGAGGCGCTGCTCGTGGAGGACTATGAGACGCCGATCTTCATCTGCAACTACCCCAAGGAGGCCAAGGCCTTCTATATGAAGGAGAACCCGGCCGACCCGCGCACGGTGCTCTGCGACGATATGCTCGCGCCCGAGGGCTACGGCGAGATCATCGGCGGCTCGCAGCGCGAGGACGACTACGACAAGCTGCTGCACCGCATCAAGGAGGAGCAGTTGCCACTGGAGGCGTACTCGTGGTATCTGGACCTCCGCAAGTACGGTACCTTCGTGCACTCGGGCTTCGGGCTCGGGCTTGAGCGTACCATCGCGTGGATTTGCGGTACGCCGCACATCCGCGAGTGCATCCCCTTCCCGCGTCTGATGACGCGTCTGCATCCGTAA
- a CDS encoding outer membrane beta-barrel protein, with the protein MRLLSALAIVALAIPAQAQEGLPFPEDLPNYIPTATGPERGEWMLGLDIGVSTFNPSALKDRGTRFAVVVERSFHRWVGLQADANCARGTEYANFVTPERFFSLCIGSLNAVVPVRVSARLWPYLKVGGSISLWDLDSQDELYNVDERASGLVVGGGARYFFGTRQTWAVRVDVQRTETALYGFDFAHWSYGIGLSAQLR; encoded by the coding sequence ATGCGACTCCTCAGCGCGCTCGCCATCGTTGCCTTGGCCATTCCTGCCCAGGCCCAAGAGGGTCTCCCGTTCCCCGAGGACCTGCCCAACTACATCCCAACGGCCACGGGGCCGGAGCGGGGGGAGTGGATGCTGGGGCTGGACATCGGCGTCTCGACCTTCAACCCCTCGGCGCTCAAGGACCGGGGCACGCGCTTTGCCGTGGTGGTCGAGCGTTCCTTCCACCGCTGGGTGGGGCTGCAGGCCGATGCCAACTGCGCCCGGGGCACGGAGTACGCCAACTTCGTCACGCCGGAACGCTTCTTCTCGCTCTGCATCGGCTCGCTGAACGCCGTCGTGCCCGTCCGGGTCTCGGCTCGGCTCTGGCCCTACCTCAAGGTGGGGGGAAGCATCTCCCTCTGGGACTTGGACTCGCAGGACGAGCTCTATAATGTGGACGAGCGCGCCAGTGGACTCGTGGTCGGCGGGGGGGCGCGCTACTTCTTCGGAACTAGGCAGACCTGGGCCGTCCGCGTCGACGTCCAGCGCACCGAGACGGCGCTGTATGGATTCGATTTCGCACACTGGAGCTACGGGATCGGACTCTCCGCCCAACTGCGCTAG
- a CDS encoding SET domain-containing protein-lysine N-methyltransferase, with protein sequence MSGTPQRVAAAEVPSSYPAGTVVATASPNVGVLIEASQRRLVAVRDIAAGTEIFRLVGRETRVPTRYSIQVGPEMHLDSDDLATDAERIRERYWMYLNHSCEPSAWVTGLAVVALKDIAAGEGVTFDYNATEWDMAEPFDCHCGSELCVGLVRGYRHLGATERQRVGAYLSPYLAQNLEPSVTPPR encoded by the coding sequence ATGTCAGGCACCCCGCAGCGTGTGGCCGCCGCCGAAGTCCCCTCCTCGTACCCCGCTGGAACCGTAGTTGCCACCGCTTCGCCCAACGTGGGCGTGCTCATCGAGGCCTCGCAGCGTCGCCTGGTCGCCGTGCGCGACATCGCCGCCGGCACGGAGATTTTCCGGCTGGTAGGGCGCGAGACGCGCGTGCCGACGCGCTACTCGATCCAAGTCGGGCCGGAGATGCACCTCGACTCCGACGACCTCGCCACCGACGCCGAGCGCATCCGCGAGCGGTACTGGATGTACCTGAACCATTCCTGCGAGCCCAGTGCCTGGGTGACGGGGCTGGCGGTGGTCGCGCTGAAGGACATCGCTGCCGGCGAGGGGGTAACCTTCGACTACAACGCGACGGAGTGGGATATGGCGGAGCCGTTTGACTGCCATTGCGGGAGCGAGTTGTGCGTGGGGCTCGTGCGGGGGTACCGGCATTTGGGCGCGACCGAACGGCAGCGCGTCGGGGCATACCTCTCGCCGTACCTCGCGCAGAACCTCGAGCCGTCGGTCACCCCGCCGCGCTGA
- a CDS encoding PAS domain-containing protein produces the protein MEPTRAAPQDSSGVALALDDSVCRRTLDRMLEGCQIIGPDLRYLYVNDAVVRHGRQSREQLVGRTMPEVYPGIEHSEVFQAIQRVLAGAGPESITNRFVYPDGSAGWFELSLQPVPEGVFILSIDISERVKAQSVASRAQRLESLGTLAGGVAHDLNNALAPVLITTEMLRESGSLADDDLATIAECTQRAIDLVRQLLIFARGSDGQRISVAPAEVLRQLERMVQSTFPKEIDARFRYASELPALYGDPTQLHQVLLNLCVNARDAMPDGGRLTIEADVVDVDETYASAVVDGRAGRFLSIAVRDSGDGIAPDILERIFEPFFTTKGPDKGTGLGLSTSLGIVRSHNGFVHVYSEVGDGTTFRVFFPLADSSANAAARPATELRGDGRGVLVVDDDAKVRLAASSALAALGFTPFTAGDGAEGLVCVAQHHAELAAVVLDLHMPTMDGPTFLARLREVMPEVPVVIASGHLDTPPAAMDGLTAAARRLAKPFTQADLEAALRDVLSAAG, from the coding sequence GTGGAACCTACCCGAGCAGCACCGCAGGATTCGAGCGGAGTCGCGCTGGCGCTGGATGACTCCGTGTGCCGCCGCACGCTCGACCGGATGCTGGAGGGCTGCCAGATTATCGGGCCCGACCTGCGCTATCTGTATGTGAACGATGCCGTGGTCCGCCACGGGCGGCAGTCGCGCGAACAGCTAGTGGGCCGTACGATGCCGGAGGTATATCCCGGTATCGAGCACAGCGAGGTCTTCCAGGCAATCCAACGCGTACTCGCCGGTGCAGGGCCGGAGTCCATCACGAACCGCTTCGTCTACCCAGACGGCTCTGCCGGGTGGTTTGAGCTGAGCCTGCAGCCCGTTCCCGAAGGTGTGTTCATCCTGTCCATCGACATCTCCGAGCGCGTGAAGGCGCAGAGCGTCGCGAGCCGCGCACAGCGGCTGGAGTCGCTTGGCACGCTCGCCGGAGGCGTCGCGCACGACCTGAATAACGCCCTCGCCCCGGTGCTGATTACGACGGAAATGCTCCGGGAGTCTGGCAGTCTCGCGGACGACGACCTGGCGACCATCGCGGAGTGCACCCAACGCGCAATCGACTTGGTGCGGCAGTTGCTGATCTTCGCCCGCGGCTCCGATGGCCAGCGCATCTCGGTAGCGCCTGCGGAGGTGCTGCGGCAGCTCGAACGAATGGTGCAGAGCACCTTTCCCAAGGAGATCGATGCGCGATTTCGCTATGCCAGTGAGCTCCCGGCGCTGTACGGCGACCCGACGCAACTGCACCAGGTGCTCCTGAATCTCTGCGTGAATGCGCGTGACGCGATGCCCGACGGCGGGCGCCTCACGATCGAGGCGGATGTCGTGGACGTCGACGAGACCTACGCCAGCGCGGTGGTGGACGGACGCGCAGGCCGATTCCTCTCGATCGCCGTGCGCGACAGCGGCGATGGCATCGCCCCGGACATCCTTGAGCGCATCTTCGAGCCGTTCTTCACGACCAAGGGACCGGACAAGGGCACGGGGCTCGGCCTCTCGACATCGCTGGGCATCGTACGAAGCCACAACGGTTTCGTGCACGTCTACTCGGAAGTGGGCGACGGTACCACATTTCGCGTCTTCTTCCCGCTCGCTGACTCGAGCGCCAACGCAGCGGCGCGCCCTGCAACGGAACTGCGCGGCGATGGGCGCGGGGTGCTTGTCGTGGATGACGATGCCAAGGTCCGCCTCGCGGCGTCTTCCGCGCTGGCCGCCCTCGGTTTCACTCCGTTCACGGCCGGTGATGGCGCGGAGGGCTTGGTGTGCGTCGCCCAGCACCACGCGGAACTCGCCGCGGTCGTGCTTGACCTGCATATGCCGACAATGGATGGACCGACCTTTCTCGCACGGCTACGCGAGGTGATGCCAGAGGTGCCGGTGGTCATCGCAAGCGGGCACCTCGACACGCCACCGGCGGCGATGGATGGACTCACGGCCGCCGCACGGAGGCTGGCGAAGCCATTCACGCAGGCGGACCTGGAAGCCGCGCTACGTGATGTGCTCAGCGCGGCGGGGTGA
- a CDS encoding PAS domain-containing protein, translating to MRLPIWWAAAAFLTASAAVLAFDRWYGAHLEAEARVAVARTMGPTASALRSAVERRVALLDGLRSFAEAQPTRARLDAEFPTFAQGIVLSAEGVRALQFVERGVIVDTWPLAGNERALGYNLLADPREEISGDVRRAMSTDSVVVTGPIVLVQGGDGLLVRRRLARRLGFPDLSAIILDVPSIVREAGLPDRRTGLYLEVRDRQGRWFGGDTLVAGLEPEILRVQVPDGDWTLRAAPIGGWTAVLAPQRRAARAASVVAVLALTLIGVLIGLRQSQMADVLARRTARLGVALKAGKMGTWELDVRGDRLHFDANGAAILGRPPHEVDGSLEKLFAVLHPQDAAFVARVFLEILGSDRSEYTLEHRIILPDGGERWVLVIGEIERDAAGNAPRAQGIISDASDRRAIEARARHLERVETIGTMAGGVAHDFNNLLTAIISFTELAKESLGHVEADPQLRAVREDLDEALKVAARARGLAAQLLAFSRGAASEPRRADLARTVAELEPLLRRLLGKRIILHIDVVWDVPPVWIDPSQFTQVVLNLVVNARDAIADRGEVTLRLQRLTPSAMRPSGAPAGDWVALEVADSGVGMDESLRRRIFEPYFTTKAEARGTGLGLAVVHGVVRSAGGQALVESTPGQGSRFWIFLPPFAGDEMA from the coding sequence GTGCGCCTCCCCATCTGGTGGGCTGCCGCCGCGTTCCTCACCGCCTCGGCCGCCGTGCTCGCCTTCGACCGCTGGTACGGCGCGCACCTCGAGGCCGAAGCCCGCGTCGCCGTCGCCCGCACGATGGGCCCCACCGCCTCCGCACTTCGCTCCGCCGTCGAACGCCGCGTCGCCCTGCTCGACGGCCTGCGCAGCTTTGCCGAAGCGCAGCCGACGCGTGCGCGGCTCGACGCCGAGTTCCCGACCTTTGCGCAGGGCATCGTCCTCAGCGCCGAGGGCGTGCGTGCGCTGCAGTTCGTCGAGCGCGGCGTCATCGTCGACACCTGGCCGCTCGCTGGCAATGAGCGCGCGCTGGGCTACAACCTGCTCGCGGATCCGCGCGAGGAGATCTCCGGCGACGTGCGCCGCGCGATGAGCACCGACTCGGTGGTGGTTACGGGCCCGATCGTGCTGGTCCAGGGCGGGGACGGGCTGCTCGTGCGGCGACGCCTCGCACGGCGACTGGGCTTCCCGGATCTTTCAGCAATCATTCTCGACGTCCCGAGCATCGTTCGTGAGGCGGGCCTGCCGGACCGGCGGACGGGCCTGTACCTCGAAGTGCGCGACCGGCAGGGGCGCTGGTTCGGCGGCGATACGCTGGTGGCGGGCCTCGAGCCGGAGATTCTGCGAGTCCAGGTGCCGGACGGTGACTGGACGCTGCGCGCGGCACCGATCGGGGGCTGGACCGCGGTCCTCGCGCCGCAGCGCCGAGCCGCACGGGCAGCCAGTGTGGTGGCAGTGCTCGCACTGACACTGATCGGCGTGCTGATCGGCTTGCGCCAATCGCAGATGGCGGACGTGCTGGCGCGGCGCACGGCGCGGCTCGGCGTCGCGCTCAAGGCGGGCAAGATGGGCACCTGGGAGCTTGATGTCCGCGGCGATCGCCTGCACTTCGACGCCAACGGCGCCGCCATCCTCGGCCGCCCGCCGCACGAAGTGGACGGTTCGCTGGAGAAGCTCTTCGCGGTGCTGCATCCGCAAGACGCGGCTTTCGTCGCGCGCGTGTTCCTCGAGATCCTCGGTTCCGACCGCAGCGAGTACACGCTAGAGCATCGCATCATCTTGCCAGACGGCGGCGAGCGCTGGGTGCTGGTCATCGGCGAGATCGAGCGCGATGCCGCGGGCAACGCGCCGCGCGCGCAGGGCATCATCTCCGACGCCTCGGACCGCCGCGCCATCGAGGCGCGTGCACGCCACCTCGAGCGCGTGGAGACCATCGGGACGATGGCCGGCGGCGTCGCCCACGACTTCAACAACCTGCTCACGGCCATCATCTCGTTTACGGAACTGGCCAAGGAAAGCTTGGGGCACGTGGAAGCGGACCCGCAGCTGCGTGCGGTGCGCGAGGACCTCGACGAGGCGCTGAAGGTGGCGGCACGGGCCAGGGGCCTCGCGGCGCAACTCCTGGCGTTCAGCCGCGGGGCAGCGTCGGAGCCGCGGCGTGCGGACCTGGCGCGGACGGTAGCCGAGCTGGAGCCGCTGCTACGACGTCTGCTCGGCAAGCGCATCATTCTTCATATAGATGTGGTGTGGGACGTCCCGCCGGTGTGGATCGACCCCTCGCAGTTCACGCAGGTGGTGTTGAACCTCGTGGTCAACGCCCGCGATGCCATCGCCGATCGGGGCGAGGTGACACTGCGCCTGCAGCGCCTCACGCCGAGCGCGATGCGCCCGAGCGGGGCCCCGGCCGGGGACTGGGTGGCGTTGGAGGTAGCCGACAGCGGCGTGGGAATGGACGAGTCCCTGCGCCGCCGCATCTTCGAGCCCTACTTCACGACCAAGGCTGAGGCGCGGGGCACGGGGCTCGGGCTCGCCGTGGTGCACGGCGTCGTGCGTTCGGCCGGCGGGCAGGCGCTGGTGGAGAGCACGCCGGGGCAGGGCAGCCGTTTCTGGATCTTCCTGCCGCCGTTCGCAGGGGACGAGATGGCCTAG